A stretch of the Rhodothermales bacterium genome encodes the following:
- a CDS encoding amidohydrolase, with the protein MSQQNTSTNGTVVIKEDLATLLTGIRRHLHQHPEIGLQEFETSAYIRNVLESHGLEVKGPVAGTGLYVDIVGQPDGPIVAYRADIDALPTTDDKSAPYRSQVDGVAHLCGHDGHTAIAIGLILLLNECREELHGTVRVFFQPNEEGIPSGAPMMIRDGIMDGVRAVFASHVDPTLSTGVFGLITGPATASADRFRITVSGSSTGHSARPHQSVDTVWVLTQIMSTLYQLVGRLSDARNTAVISICRIHGGEAFNVIPASVEMGGTVRCISNEERALIRERMEQISHAIGETYGARVDVDFDMGSPPVINDPALVSIIRTVILDRFGPDAIFEIPRPSMGGEDFAHYVQHAPCMLLRVGTCNGPATARPLHDSAFDLDEAALPLAADMLAGTLKTVLERVAVGA; encoded by the coding sequence ATGTCCCAACAGAACACGTCAACGAACGGCACGGTCGTCATAAAAGAAGATCTGGCCACGCTCCTTACCGGCATCCGCCGGCATCTCCACCAGCATCCTGAAATCGGACTCCAGGAGTTCGAGACGTCCGCCTACATCCGGAATGTCCTGGAATCCCACGGCCTCGAGGTGAAGGGTCCGGTGGCCGGGACGGGACTCTACGTTGACATCGTGGGTCAACCCGACGGTCCCATCGTCGCGTACAGGGCCGATATCGATGCGCTACCCACCACCGATGACAAATCCGCCCCCTACCGCAGTCAGGTGGATGGCGTTGCCCATCTTTGCGGACATGACGGCCATACAGCCATTGCCATCGGTCTCATCCTGCTCCTGAACGAGTGTCGGGAAGAACTCCACGGAACCGTTCGCGTGTTCTTCCAGCCCAACGAGGAAGGCATTCCAAGTGGCGCCCCCATGATGATCCGGGACGGCATCATGGACGGCGTGCGGGCGGTCTTTGCCAGCCACGTGGACCCGACCTTGTCCACCGGCGTCTTCGGCCTCATCACGGGACCGGCTACGGCATCGGCCGATCGCTTCCGTATAACGGTCAGCGGCAGTTCGACGGGGCACTCGGCTCGCCCGCATCAGTCAGTTGATACGGTATGGGTCCTCACGCAGATTATGAGCACGTTATACCAACTTGTTGGCCGCCTTTCCGATGCGCGCAACACAGCCGTCATCTCTATCTGTCGGATCCACGGCGGTGAGGCCTTCAATGTCATCCCGGCATCGGTCGAAATGGGTGGGACGGTCCGATGCATTTCGAACGAGGAGCGGGCGCTCATCCGGGAACGGATGGAGCAGATATCCCACGCGATCGGTGAAACGTACGGGGCCCGCGTGGATGTGGATTTCGACATGGGCTCCCCGCCCGTCATCAACGATCCGGCCCTGGTTTCCATCATCCGAACTGTCATCCTGGACCGGTTCGGGCCCGACGCCATTTTCGAGATTCCCCGACCCAGCATGGGTGGCGAGGATTTTGCCCATTATGTGCAGCATGCACCCTGCATGCTGCTCCGCGTCGGTACCTGCAATGGTCCGGCAACGGCGCGTCCGTTGCATGATTCGGCATTCGACCTGGATGAGGCGGCCCTGCCGCTGGCCGCCGACATGTTGGCAGGGACACTGAAAACCGTACTGGAACGGGTTGCAGTTGGCGCCTGA
- a CDS encoding VWA domain-containing protein, with protein MSFSSSPWLLLACVLLAGAFGWWTYRTTTPALSVARRTSLGSLRFLALALVLFLLFEPLFTSESSVVEEPVLGLLVDRSQSMTFADSLDGHLSASDALRALDADTQGRQRRVFVFDEQIAATDSLDAVSFEGRASNLADALQEMEDALDGEPLGAIVLLSDGIHNAGANPARVAERYRVPIIAVAHGDSTIRRDLRIVQLVTNELAYAGTEVPVRVRLRNDGFSEQTVEISLSTGGASVDRTSVRIPEGSGEVVVDLRFRADTPGLARLQVDITRLDGEATWRNNTESMAVQVLDQRKQVLLVASAPSPDVSAWTQVLDADPDVDLVVRVQSGPGRYFGGALPDTVNAFDLLILVGFPGTATDPVDSRTLVDAVQDGLPVLFALDHATDFRMLQRDWANILPAVPETIRSTWQQVAFAPTPLALSHAIFETGSTRDAGIWQRLPPLRTSATTWATRPGADLLASSRIRSVVLEDPLFVTGRTGRARAAVLLAHGFWRWKNVPEDLADEASAWSEVRSNLLQWLYTADDQRLVRVEPSRMVFSEDEPVQLRGEVYDETLAPLDDARVTVRLRAPDGTELPVGMRPLGNGRYEGDFGVLPAGSYTYSAEAEFNGALMGSDEGEFVVGDRSIEFRQTRADHTLMRQVAARSGGQFLTSDQTASIGSVLSELASWQLSERVQTAQIRLWQRIPFLILVVLLLTVEWFFRKRFGLV; from the coding sequence TTGTCCTTCAGTTCGTCCCCGTGGTTGCTGCTGGCCTGCGTCCTGCTGGCCGGTGCGTTTGGATGGTGGACCTACCGGACAACCACGCCCGCCCTGTCCGTGGCCCGTCGGACCAGCCTCGGTTCGCTCCGCTTCCTCGCACTTGCACTGGTGCTGTTCCTGCTGTTCGAGCCCCTGTTCACGTCTGAATCGAGCGTGGTTGAAGAACCGGTCCTGGGCCTCCTGGTGGACCGCTCGCAGAGCATGACGTTTGCCGACTCCCTGGACGGTCACCTTTCTGCTTCAGATGCGCTCCGTGCCCTCGATGCCGACACGCAGGGACGACAACGCCGGGTGTTCGTGTTCGATGAGCAAATTGCCGCCACCGATTCACTGGATGCGGTCTCCTTCGAGGGCCGTGCATCCAACCTGGCCGATGCCCTTCAGGAAATGGAGGATGCGCTTGATGGTGAGCCGCTGGGAGCCATCGTGTTGCTGTCCGACGGCATCCACAATGCCGGGGCCAACCCCGCCCGGGTCGCGGAACGGTATCGCGTGCCCATCATTGCCGTGGCCCACGGCGATTCCACCATCCGGCGGGACCTCCGGATTGTCCAACTCGTGACCAACGAATTGGCGTATGCAGGAACGGAAGTGCCCGTCCGGGTCCGGTTGCGGAATGACGGCTTTTCCGAACAGACGGTGGAAATCTCACTGAGTACAGGCGGCGCGAGCGTGGACCGCACATCGGTCCGGATCCCTGAGGGTTCGGGAGAAGTCGTGGTAGACTTGCGTTTCCGTGCGGACACTCCCGGATTGGCGCGGCTCCAGGTGGATATCACCCGATTGGACGGCGAGGCCACCTGGAGAAACAACACGGAATCCATGGCCGTCCAGGTGCTCGATCAGCGGAAGCAGGTCCTGCTCGTGGCCAGCGCGCCCTCCCCGGACGTGTCTGCCTGGACCCAGGTCCTGGATGCCGACCCCGACGTGGATCTGGTAGTCCGGGTGCAGTCCGGCCCCGGGCGGTATTTCGGCGGTGCGCTTCCGGATACGGTCAACGCGTTCGACTTGCTCATCCTGGTCGGCTTCCCGGGCACGGCAACGGATCCGGTCGACTCCCGCACCCTGGTGGATGCCGTGCAGGACGGACTGCCCGTACTTTTTGCCCTGGATCATGCGACGGATTTCCGGATGCTGCAACGGGACTGGGCAAACATCCTTCCAGCCGTTCCCGAAACCATCCGGTCCACCTGGCAACAGGTGGCATTCGCTCCGACTCCGCTGGCGCTGAGTCATGCCATTTTCGAGACCGGAAGCACGCGGGATGCCGGAATATGGCAGCGATTGCCCCCATTGCGGACGAGCGCGACCACATGGGCCACGCGTCCAGGAGCCGATCTCCTGGCAAGCAGCCGTATCCGATCGGTCGTCCTGGAGGATCCCCTGTTCGTTACCGGTCGCACGGGAAGGGCTCGTGCGGCTGTACTCCTGGCCCATGGGTTCTGGCGATGGAAGAATGTGCCCGAAGACCTGGCCGACGAGGCATCGGCCTGGAGCGAGGTTCGCTCCAACCTGCTCCAGTGGCTGTACACGGCCGACGATCAGCGCCTGGTCCGTGTGGAACCGTCGCGGATGGTGTTCTCGGAGGATGAGCCGGTCCAGTTGCGGGGCGAAGTCTATGATGAAACACTGGCTCCCCTTGACGATGCGCGCGTAACCGTCCGCTTGCGCGCCCCGGACGGAACGGAGCTGCCGGTAGGGATGCGGCCCCTCGGCAATGGCCGGTATGAGGGGGACTTCGGTGTCCTGCCTGCCGGAAGCTATACGTATTCCGCGGAGGCCGAATTCAACGGCGCTCTCATGGGTTCGGATGAGGGCGAGTTCGTGGTGGGTGACCGGTCGATCGAGTTCCGGCAGACTCGTGCCGACCATACGCTCATGCGGCAAGTGGCCGCACGGTCGGGCGGACAATTCCTGACGTCGGACCAGACGGCATCCATTGGATCGGTCCTTTCGGAATTGGCATCGTGGCAGCTCAGCGAGCGCGTGCAAACGGCGCAGATCCGACTCTGGCAACGCATTCCGTTTTTGATTCTCGTTGTGCTGCTGCTTACCGTGGAGTGGTTTTTCAGGAAACGATTTGGATTGGTGTAA
- a CDS encoding calcium/sodium antiporter, whose translation MLLNVLLFVSGLGVLALGAEWLVRGATSVAIRFGIRPLVVGLTIVALGTSMPEFLLNAFALMDGEDALAIGNIIGSNISNIALILGLSAIVLPIAVSRGVLRREYPVMIAVSFLFWAMAADGRMSRVDGLVLVAGLILFFFWMIRSARGSSDTPGVDVPSADAPARTGPAARILLLTGGIAALAVGARLMVDAAVSIAHLLEIQPVVIGLTIVAIGTSLPELAASMVCAFKKESEMSVGNIVGSNMLNILFVVGVVSLVQPVEVESSSVRIHFPVMLGVSLLLYPLARSGYVLSRAGGVLLLTAFLAYMGYLIHPYIQ comes from the coding sequence ATGCTCCTGAATGTCCTCCTTTTCGTGTCGGGGCTCGGAGTGCTGGCCCTGGGTGCAGAGTGGCTTGTCCGGGGTGCCACGTCCGTGGCCATCCGCTTCGGAATCCGTCCGCTCGTCGTCGGACTGACCATCGTGGCGCTGGGTACGTCCATGCCCGAATTCCTGCTGAACGCATTCGCCCTCATGGATGGCGAGGACGCCCTGGCCATCGGCAATATCATTGGATCGAACATCTCGAACATCGCACTCATCCTGGGGCTGAGCGCGATCGTCCTGCCTATTGCGGTTTCCCGGGGTGTGCTGAGACGGGAATATCCGGTCATGATTGCCGTCTCGTTCCTGTTCTGGGCCATGGCGGCCGACGGTCGGATGAGCCGCGTGGACGGGCTCGTCCTGGTTGCGGGATTGATCCTGTTCTTCTTCTGGATGATCCGCAGCGCCCGGGGATCGTCGGACACCCCCGGCGTGGATGTGCCTTCGGCCGATGCCCCTGCACGCACGGGCCCTGCAGCGCGCATCCTCCTGTTGACCGGTGGAATCGCGGCCCTGGCTGTAGGCGCCCGGCTCATGGTCGACGCGGCCGTGTCCATTGCGCATCTCCTGGAAATCCAACCCGTCGTGATCGGATTGACCATCGTGGCCATTGGAACAAGTCTCCCTGAGCTGGCGGCATCCATGGTCTGTGCCTTCAAGAAGGAGTCCGAGATGTCGGTGGGCAACATCGTGGGAAGCAACATGCTGAACATCCTGTTCGTAGTGGGCGTCGTCAGCCTGGTCCAACCGGTCGAGGTTGAATCGTCGTCGGTCCGGATCCACTTCCCGGTCATGTTGGGGGTCAGCCTGCTGCTGTATCCTCTTGCCCGTTCCGGGTACGTGTTGTCACGGGCCGGCGGCGTTCTGCTGCTGACAGCCTTCCTGGCCTACATGGGCTACCTGATTCATCCCTACATCCAGTGA
- a CDS encoding cytidine deaminase, translating to MHDDAALSLLTPYVARSPAPYSRQPHAVLAVLSDGAFVPGVRVESASFGLTIGAVLNAITTSYALDRTDVVGIVSSQPLMDHDVLYVRHAVPDGHVLESRTPALLTAHAGALPEHLHELSPFIPLSGNSEEDLVHAARKISARAWIPESRFPVGCVVPSPDEGVVPGVNVEHPDWGRILCAERNVLGTLVSYGRPVPAILALSCPKEEDATPCGACRQVLAELAPEASVWMDRGNRPAERVTAASLLPNFFTGSSLACS from the coding sequence ATGCATGACGACGCGGCTCTCTCCTTATTGACCCCGTACGTGGCCCGCTCCCCGGCGCCGTATTCCCGACAGCCGCACGCCGTACTCGCCGTGCTTTCGGACGGGGCCTTCGTACCCGGTGTCCGTGTGGAAAGTGCATCGTTCGGCTTGACCATCGGTGCCGTCCTGAATGCCATCACGACCTCCTACGCGTTGGACCGGACGGATGTGGTAGGCATCGTTTCCAGCCAACCCCTCATGGACCACGACGTCCTCTACGTCCGGCACGCGGTGCCGGACGGGCACGTGCTGGAATCCCGGACGCCTGCCCTGTTGACGGCCCACGCGGGTGCCCTGCCAGAACATCTGCATGAACTGTCTCCGTTCATCCCATTGTCGGGCAACAGCGAGGAGGACCTTGTCCATGCGGCCCGGAAGATCTCAGCTCGGGCCTGGATCCCGGAATCCCGATTCCCCGTGGGGTGTGTCGTACCCTCTCCGGATGAGGGCGTCGTACCCGGCGTGAATGTGGAACACCCGGATTGGGGGCGCATCCTGTGCGCCGAGCGCAATGTACTCGGGACGCTCGTTTCCTACGGACGCCCCGTGCCGGCCATCCTGGCCCTGTCGTGTCCGAAGGAGGAGGATGCCACGCCGTGCGGTGCATGCCGCCAGGTCCTGGCGGAACTTGCCCCCGAAGCCTCGGTTTGGATGGACCGCGGAAATCGCCCCGCAGAGCGTGTTACCGCGGCCTCCCTGCTTCCGAATTTCTTTACCGGTTCCAGCCTGGCATGCTCCTGA
- a CDS encoding amino acid permease — translation MPNLKSGDRLSKELGLFDVFSVSTGAMFSSGFFLLPGLAAAKAGPSVFLAYLFAGIFILPALFSTAELSTALPRAGGAYFFLDRSLGPMIGTIGGLGTFLALSLKTSFALIGIGAYASFFVELPIKWVAIALTVVFMVINVVGAKETTRLQRILVTVLIVVLTLFVVQGLMFIGTDMTMEQTRDQMTPFMPFGVSGLMTTIGFVFVSYAGLTKVASIAEEVKNPDRNIPLGMILSLVVATFVYVVGVFIMVAVLDSVELQSDLTPVATAAASFFDWLPGRWGLLLIVLAAFAAFASTGNAGLMSASRYPLAMARDRLMPAWFATLGRFKTPIWSILVSGGVMILFIVALNAEGIAKLASAFQLLIFIMINFAVIVMRESRIPSYDPGYKSPFYPWMQVFGILSSFVLIIYIGWMSIFFTAGIVVLCLLWFNYYVKGNVERDGAIYHWFRRLGEHQFDGLDTEFRNIMKEKGLRGEDPFEEIVVRSFVVDVKEQMTFDEVVTRASRLLAQRLPKSADEIASRFMDSTKTGAITVTRGVALPHFRTELVNQGEMVLVRSSQDILVPSDDPLTGSIEPEKGVRTMFFLVSPEQDPAQHLRMLAQIAGRVDEPRFADTWREARDEQELRDVLLRNERSLTLTVRQDGPTARLAGVALKDLVLPGDTLIALIRRDGEVIVPHGRTVLEPSDRLTIIGTPKHIDALREAYQK, via the coding sequence ATGCCCAATCTCAAGTCCGGAGATCGTCTGAGCAAGGAACTGGGCCTCTTCGACGTGTTCTCCGTGAGTACCGGGGCCATGTTCAGCTCAGGCTTTTTCCTCCTGCCCGGGCTGGCTGCGGCCAAGGCGGGACCCTCGGTCTTCCTCGCGTACCTGTTTGCCGGCATCTTCATCCTGCCGGCATTGTTCTCCACGGCGGAACTGAGTACGGCGCTGCCGAGGGCGGGGGGCGCGTATTTCTTCCTGGATCGCAGCCTGGGTCCCATGATCGGGACCATCGGGGGGCTTGGGACCTTCCTCGCGCTTTCGCTGAAAACCTCTTTTGCCTTGATCGGCATTGGCGCGTATGCCTCATTCTTCGTGGAATTGCCCATAAAATGGGTGGCGATTGCGCTCACGGTGGTTTTCATGGTCATCAATGTTGTCGGGGCGAAGGAGACCACCCGCCTGCAGCGAATCCTGGTCACCGTCCTTATCGTCGTACTCACGCTGTTCGTGGTTCAGGGGCTCATGTTCATCGGAACCGACATGACCATGGAGCAAACCCGTGACCAGATGACTCCGTTCATGCCGTTCGGGGTCTCCGGCCTGATGACCACCATAGGATTCGTGTTCGTGTCCTACGCGGGGCTCACGAAAGTGGCCAGCATTGCCGAGGAGGTCAAGAATCCCGACCGCAATATCCCGTTGGGAATGATCCTGTCACTCGTGGTGGCCACGTTCGTTTACGTCGTGGGCGTGTTCATCATGGTGGCCGTACTCGACTCGGTGGAGCTGCAGTCCGACCTGACACCGGTCGCCACGGCCGCGGCGTCCTTTTTCGACTGGCTTCCCGGACGATGGGGGCTCCTGCTGATCGTCCTGGCGGCGTTCGCCGCCTTTGCGTCCACCGGAAATGCAGGACTCATGTCCGCCTCACGGTATCCCCTGGCCATGGCCAGGGACCGGCTCATGCCCGCGTGGTTCGCAACCCTCGGCCGCTTCAAGACCCCCATCTGGTCCATTCTGGTGTCGGGGGGTGTCATGATCCTTTTCATCGTGGCCCTGAACGCCGAAGGGATTGCCAAACTGGCCAGTGCCTTCCAGCTGCTCATTTTCATCATGATCAATTTCGCCGTGATCGTCATGCGCGAAAGCCGGATACCGTCCTACGATCCGGGCTACAAATCGCCGTTTTATCCGTGGATGCAGGTGTTCGGTATCCTGTCGAGCTTCGTCCTCATCATCTACATCGGGTGGATGTCCATTTTCTTCACTGCCGGAATCGTGGTCCTGTGCCTGCTTTGGTTCAATTACTACGTGAAGGGAAACGTGGAACGCGATGGAGCCATTTATCATTGGTTCCGTCGGCTGGGAGAACATCAGTTCGACGGCCTGGATACGGAATTCCGCAACATCATGAAGGAAAAAGGACTGCGCGGAGAAGATCCGTTCGAGGAAATCGTGGTTCGCAGTTTCGTGGTGGATGTGAAGGAGCAGATGACGTTCGACGAAGTCGTTACCCGGGCATCCCGGTTGCTGGCACAGCGGTTGCCCAAGTCGGCTGACGAGATTGCGAGTCGGTTCATGGACAGCACGAAGACGGGCGCGATCACGGTCACGCGCGGCGTGGCCTTGCCCCATTTCCGTACGGAGCTGGTCAACCAGGGGGAAATGGTGCTGGTCCGTTCCAGTCAGGATATCCTTGTGCCGTCGGACGACCCGCTGACCGGTTCCATCGAGCCGGAGAAAGGAGTGCGCACCATGTTCTTCCTGGTCAGTCCGGAACAGGATCCGGCCCAGCACCTCCGGATGCTGGCACAGATTGCCGGTCGCGTGGATGAGCCCCGTTTCGCCGATACCTGGCGGGAGGCCCGGGACGAGCAGGAACTCAGGGATGTCCTGTTGCGCAATGAACGCTCGCTCACACTCACCGTTCGGCAGGATGGTCCGACAGCCCGCCTGGCCGGAGTTGCATTGAAAGACCTTGTACTGCCCGGCGACACGCTCATCGCCCTCATTCGCAGGGACGGAGAAGTCATTGTGCCCCATGGTCGTACCGTACTTGAACCATCCGATCGACTGACCATAATCGGAACGCCGAAACACATCGACGCGCTTCGCGAAGCCTACCAGAAATGA
- a CDS encoding acylase: protein MTRMIVPTAANTFPRNSHLNLAPVLVALMVLIGACAPADDRFAPEEVAAWQARAETVTIQRDTWGIPHVHGRTDADAVFGMIYAQAEDDFNRIEVNFLTSLGRSAEAEGEEALWQDLRMRLFIDEAELKQLYADSPAWLRDLMDAWADGLNWYLHTHPEVEPRVLDRFEPWMALSFSEGSIGGDIERVSLGNLERFYGQAPLETLATTASASDGEPAFHGEPAWFQAEPTGSNGFAIAPSNTANGNALLLINPHTSFYFRAEVHVTSDEGLNAYGAVTWGQFFIYQGFNERVGWMHTSSRADNIDEYLLTVVERGDSLFYRFDGEDRHLRQKEVTLRVKTDTGMTERTFTTWRSHHGPVIREEDGKWVAFRIMEEPLKALQQSYLRTKAASYDEFRETMEFHTNSSNNTVYADADGTIAYFHSNFIPVRDTAFDFTQPVDGSTSATDWKGVHSIDESIHIVNPPNGWIQNTNNWPFSATGANSPKKADFPTYMSQNTENARGLHALMVLDGVTDFTLESLRAAAYDSYLTAFDELLPDLFAAYDAAPADDPVKMEVAEQVELLRNWDRRFGVDSVPTSVAIFWGTEYMRRARSADGEDVSLESLAAAKQKLVDDFGQWDTPWGEINRFQRLTGDIVQPFDDTQPSIPVGFTSATWGSLAAYGQRTFNDTKRIYGTRGNSFVAVVEFGDSLKAIAITAGGQSGDPASPHFNDQAELYAAGQLRTVYFYPDDIESALERSYRPGL from the coding sequence ATGACCCGAATGATCGTCCCCACCGCCGCGAATACGTTTCCGCGCAATTCCCACCTGAATCTGGCACCGGTCCTTGTTGCCCTGATGGTGCTGATCGGTGCCTGTGCACCGGCAGACGATCGATTTGCACCCGAGGAGGTAGCCGCGTGGCAAGCGCGGGCAGAAACGGTGACCATCCAACGCGATACCTGGGGTATTCCCCACGTCCATGGTCGAACCGACGCCGATGCCGTATTCGGCATGATCTACGCCCAGGCGGAAGATGATTTCAACCGGATTGAAGTCAATTTCCTGACGTCGCTGGGCCGTTCGGCCGAAGCCGAAGGGGAGGAGGCCCTCTGGCAGGATCTGCGGATGCGTCTCTTCATTGATGAAGCCGAACTCAAACAGTTGTACGCGGACAGTCCGGCCTGGCTACGCGACCTGATGGATGCGTGGGCCGATGGTTTGAACTGGTATCTCCATACACATCCAGAGGTCGAACCCCGCGTGCTGGATCGGTTTGAGCCCTGGATGGCCCTTTCGTTCAGCGAGGGAAGTATTGGCGGCGATATCGAGCGGGTGTCGTTGGGTAACCTTGAGCGTTTCTACGGTCAGGCTCCCCTCGAGACCCTGGCCACGACCGCATCCGCATCCGATGGCGAACCGGCGTTCCACGGAGAGCCCGCCTGGTTCCAGGCTGAACCCACGGGTTCGAACGGTTTCGCCATTGCGCCTTCCAATACGGCCAACGGGAACGCCTTGCTGCTTATCAATCCGCACACTTCATTCTACTTCCGGGCAGAAGTCCATGTGACGAGCGATGAGGGCCTGAATGCCTACGGTGCGGTTACCTGGGGACAGTTCTTCATCTACCAGGGATTCAATGAACGGGTCGGATGGATGCATACATCCAGTCGGGCCGACAACATCGATGAGTATCTGCTGACCGTCGTGGAGCGGGGCGATTCCCTGTTCTACCGGTTCGACGGGGAGGACCGACACCTCCGGCAGAAGGAGGTCACCCTCAGGGTCAAGACCGACACGGGAATGACGGAGCGCACGTTCACCACGTGGCGGAGTCACCATGGGCCGGTCATCCGGGAAGAGGACGGCAAATGGGTGGCCTTCCGCATCATGGAGGAGCCCCTCAAAGCCCTGCAGCAGTCCTACTTGCGTACGAAGGCGGCGAGTTACGACGAATTCCGGGAAACCATGGAGTTCCACACCAACTCGTCCAACAATACCGTCTATGCCGACGCGGACGGCACGATTGCCTATTTCCACTCCAACTTCATTCCGGTCCGGGACACCGCATTCGACTTCACGCAGCCTGTGGATGGCTCCACCTCGGCCACCGATTGGAAAGGTGTGCATTCCATTGACGAATCCATCCACATCGTGAACCCGCCGAATGGATGGATCCAGAACACCAACAACTGGCCGTTCTCCGCCACCGGAGCGAACAGTCCGAAGAAGGCGGATTTCCCGACGTACATGTCGCAGAACACCGAGAACGCCCGCGGCCTGCACGCCCTCATGGTGCTCGACGGGGTCACGGACTTCACGCTTGAATCGCTGCGCGCGGCGGCCTACGATTCCTACTTGACCGCCTTCGATGAGCTGCTGCCTGACTTGTTCGCGGCGTATGATGCGGCGCCGGCCGACGACCCGGTGAAGATGGAGGTGGCCGAACAGGTGGAGCTCCTCCGGAACTGGGACCGCCGATTCGGGGTGGACTCCGTCCCGACGTCCGTCGCCATTTTCTGGGGCACGGAATACATGCGGCGGGCCCGGTCGGCCGACGGGGAGGACGTGAGTCTGGAGAGCCTGGCCGCGGCGAAGCAGAAGCTCGTGGATGATTTCGGCCAATGGGATACGCCGTGGGGAGAAATCAACCGATTCCAGCGGTTGACGGGTGATATCGTCCAGCCGTTCGACGACACCCAGCCCAGCATTCCGGTCGGCTTCACGTCCGCCACCTGGGGTTCGTTGGCGGCCTACGGCCAACGAACGTTCAACGACACCAAGCGGATTTACGGTACCCGTGGCAATTCATTCGTGGCCGTGGTGGAATTCGGGGACTCCCTGAAGGCCATCGCCATCACGGCGGGTGGGCAGAGCGGTGACCCGGCCAGCCCGCATTTCAATGACCAGGCGGAACTGTACGCGGCGGGTCAACTCCGGACCGTGTATTTCTATCCGGATGACATCGAGTCCGCCCTGGAACGGAGTTATCGGCCTGGTCTCTGA